A window of Lysobacter sp. TY2-98 genomic DNA:
CTGACGCGGGCCTTTTCGTCCTTCAGCCCGGGAATGGCGTTCGGGTCCTTCTTCGCATCGGCCGCAGCGTCGGTCTTCGGCGCGGTCGCGTCCTTGTTGCACCCCGCAGCGGCGAGCAGCGCGACGGACAGCGTGCTCAGCGCCAGCAGGCGCATCGGAGAAACGTTCATTCAAAATCCTCGTTCGGGGCGGCGGCAGCCGCGGTCAGGGCGAGATCGCCAGCAGTTCGACATCGAAGGTGAGCGCGGAGTTCGGGCCGATCTGCTCGCCCGCACCCTTCTCACCGTACGCCAACTGCGACGGAATCCAGAAGCGGTATTTCGCGCCGACCGGCATCATCGACACGCCTTCCGTCCAACCCGGGATCACCTGGTTGAGCATGAATTCGACCGGCTGGCCGTTCTTGTACGAGCTGTCGAACACCGTGCCGTCGAGCAGCTTGCCTTCGTAGTTCACGCGGACGCGGTCGGTCGGCTTCGGGCGCGCGCCCGAACCCTGGCGAAGCACCATGTACTGCAGGCCCGACGGCGTCGAGAACACGCCCTTCTTGGTCCTGTTCTCGGCGAGGAACTTCTCGCCGGCTTCCTTGTTGGTGCCTGCCTGCGCGGAACGCTTGGCTTCCATCTTCGCCTTCATGGCGGTGGTGAACTCGGTACGCACACTGTTGCGCGTCGCTTCGTCGAGTACCGGCTGCTGGCCCGCGAGCAGGCCCGACAGTGCCTGGAACACGATCGGGAAATCGACCTCGTTCTTGATCCCCGCGAGCGACGGACCGAGGTCCGCTGCAACCAGGCGCGCGACTTCGGTCTTTGAAACTTCCGGCACCGGGCCCTGCGTCGGTTGACCGCGACGCGCGGCGATGCGCTGCATGAGCGCCTTGTTGATCTGCGCAGCCTTCTCGCGATCCACCTGCGGCGCCTTCCCCGCAACGACGTCGTCGACGGTTGCGCGGAATGTCGCGATGTCGAGATCCGGAGCGATCGGCATGAGCATCTGCGACAGATCGAACGCCACGACATAGCTCGCCTTCTGGCGCGGCGTGGCGAGCGACTGCGCGGTGATCTGGGACGTAGCGGACGCGGCCGCGGCGGGCTTCGCAGGCGCCTTCGTGGGGGCCTTGGCAGCCGGCGGCGCCGCGAACGCGACAGCGGCGGTCGAGGCGAGCAGCGCGGCGAGGCCGCGTGCGGTCAGGTTCATTGCACGACTCCAGGTGCGGGCGCCGGATCGGCGCGAGGGGCCGTATTGTCACGGCCCGTCCTGAACCGGGCAAATCGGAGAGCGGCCGTATGCCATCAGTTGGGGATGCGGTTGTTGACGCTGGCCGAATCGGTGTTATAGTTGCCTACAACACCGGTCTACCAACGAGGAGGTTTGCCATGTACCGCAGGCTCCGTAACAGCCTGAATGCGCTCGTGGTCACGGCGGCCGTATGTGCGACCGGGGCCTTCGCGGCCGCGTCGATCCCGTTCACACCCGCCACGCCCGTCGTCGCTGCACCCGCCGTCGCTGCCGCCGTGGGCGCCCGCAAGGCCAGCAACACCAATCGCATCCGCCACGCGTTGGCGATGCCCTATTTCTCCTTCCTGCCGAGGGGCTGATCCCATGGCCGCCATCCAATGGAGCGACGGCGCTCCGATCTACCGCCAGCTGAAGGAGCGCGTCATCGCGATGATGCTCGACGGCCTCCTCAAGCCGGGCGATCCGCTGCCCTCCGTGCGCCAGGTCGCCGCGGAGTACCAGCTCAACCCCATCACCGTGTCGCGGGCCTACCAGGAGCTCGCTGACGAATCTCTGGTCGAAAAACGCCGAGG
This region includes:
- a CDS encoding FKBP-type peptidyl-prolyl cis-trans isomerase; protein product: MNLTARGLAALLASTAAVAFAAPPAAKAPTKAPAKPAAAASATSQITAQSLATPRQKASYVVAFDLSQMLMPIAPDLDIATFRATVDDVVAGKAPQVDREKAAQINKALMQRIAARRGQPTQGPVPEVSKTEVARLVAADLGPSLAGIKNEVDFPIVFQALSGLLAGQQPVLDEATRNSVRTEFTTAMKAKMEAKRSAQAGTNKEAGEKFLAENRTKKGVFSTPSGLQYMVLRQGSGARPKPTDRVRVNYEGKLLDGTVFDSSYKNGQPVEFMLNQVIPGWTEGVSMMPVGAKYRFWIPSQLAYGEKGAGEQIGPNSALTFDVELLAISP
- a CDS encoding GntR family transcriptional regulator; this translates as MAAIQWSDGAPIYRQLKERVIAMMLDGLLKPGDPLPSVRQVAAEYQLNPITVSRAYQELADESLVEKRRGLGMYVTEEAARKLLVTERDRFLNEEWPQVMERIARLGLKLEELMAAGRKEGTQ